The proteins below are encoded in one region of Sphingobacterium sp. R2:
- a CDS encoding Gfo/Idh/MocA family protein yields MKRREFIAKGIVSSLAFTIVPRVVVGGNGFLAPSDRINLGFIGVGKQSYTLMNGLNRCKEIASLAACDVDRKKLAAFIAATTKKQTELSKAQTEIKAYHHYRELLDRKDIDAVVIATPDHWHAQIAVDAAKAGKDIYCEKPLALTIAEGRAMVDATRKYKRVFQTGSMQRSSYNFRQAAELVLNGYIGKIKEINVSVGEPVKQCDLPSMPAPDYLDWDMWVGPSPYRGYNPILSPPLEDDKWAWWRGYRDFGGGYITDWGAHMFDIVQWALGMDESGPVQFNPPKEANSNSGLSFSYANGVRVNHVQWGVHNAIQFIGEKGKIEVSREFIRSNPENLANLKLTSSDRRLYYSDNHYQDWVDAIKKRSKPICDVEIGHRTSSVCNAINIAYELQKDLKWNSQKEQFDNDYANLMRSRPYRGEWDFRKF; encoded by the coding sequence ATGAAAAGAAGAGAATTTATAGCCAAGGGAATTGTATCCTCTTTGGCTTTTACAATTGTCCCGCGCGTTGTGGTGGGAGGCAATGGATTTCTTGCGCCAAGTGATCGAATCAATCTTGGATTTATTGGTGTCGGAAAACAATCCTATACCTTGATGAATGGCCTCAATCGCTGCAAGGAAATCGCAAGTCTGGCTGCCTGCGATGTAGACCGAAAAAAATTAGCTGCATTTATTGCAGCGACAACGAAAAAACAGACGGAATTGTCAAAAGCACAGACCGAGATCAAGGCCTATCATCATTATCGGGAACTATTGGATCGGAAAGATATTGATGCTGTTGTCATTGCTACACCCGATCATTGGCATGCGCAGATTGCAGTTGATGCGGCTAAAGCTGGCAAAGATATTTATTGTGAGAAACCCCTTGCATTGACCATTGCCGAAGGTCGTGCCATGGTCGATGCAACCCGAAAATATAAACGTGTATTTCAGACGGGCAGCATGCAGCGTTCTTCCTATAATTTTAGACAGGCAGCAGAACTGGTTCTCAATGGCTATATCGGCAAAATAAAGGAAATCAATGTTTCTGTGGGCGAACCGGTCAAACAATGTGACCTTCCCTCCATGCCAGCCCCCGATTATCTCGATTGGGATATGTGGGTAGGACCTTCACCATATCGGGGTTATAATCCGATATTAAGCCCACCTTTGGAAGACGATAAATGGGCCTGGTGGCGCGGTTACCGTGATTTTGGTGGCGGTTACATCACCGATTGGGGAGCACATATGTTTGACATCGTACAATGGGCCTTGGGCATGGATGAATCGGGCCCTGTTCAGTTTAATCCACCCAAGGAGGCCAACAGCAATAGCGGGCTCTCGTTTAGCTATGCCAATGGCGTTCGTGTAAACCATGTGCAGTGGGGAGTACATAATGCGATCCAATTTATTGGTGAAAAAGGTAAGATTGAAGTAAGCCGCGAATTTATCCGTTCGAACCCGGAAAATTTGGCAAATCTTAAGCTGACATCTTCTGATCGTCGTTTGTATTATAGTGATAATCACTATCAGGACTGGGTTGATGCGATCAAAAAAAGAAGTAAGCCTATCTGTGATGTTGAAATAGGTCACCGGACGAGCTCAGTGTGCAATGCCATCAATATTGCGTATGAACTTCAAAAGGATTTAAAATGGAATTCACAAAAAGAACAGTTCGACAATGACTATGCTAATCTCATGCGCAGTCGCCCTTATCGCGGGGAATGGGATTTTAGAAAATTCTAG
- a CDS encoding LacI family DNA-binding transcriptional regulator, translating into MSQLTIIDLAKKLGLSKSTVSRAFRDNVDINPATKARILAMAEEIGFSPNVYASSLKANKSLTIAIIIPEFGNKFFSQAIKGIEAVARSKGYHTLIYVTDHQVQNEASIVRSLANGRVDGVIISASGEGKDHSHLQLLAERGIPVMFFDRAYDDWKGGYITGNDFDSAYLATKHLIDNACKRIAYLAINPNVSIGKVRKDGYEKALQEVGIPIRPALILDTVNDADQNMKDIADLIEQEKPDAIFASVERLAISSIRVAKQLAIRIPEDLKIICFSCLDIADLIDPALSVVKQPAYEMGQLVTKYLLDKMEDPENSKFANSVYLDSQLIFQKSSLK; encoded by the coding sequence ATGTCGCAATTAACAATTATAGATTTGGCCAAAAAACTCGGCTTATCAAAATCGACCGTTTCCCGTGCATTTCGGGATAACGTGGACATTAATCCAGCGACAAAAGCTCGGATTTTGGCTATGGCCGAAGAAATCGGTTTTTCGCCGAATGTTTATGCGAGTAGTCTAAAGGCAAATAAAAGTCTGACCATTGCGATTATTATTCCCGAATTTGGTAATAAATTTTTCTCGCAGGCCATCAAAGGAATTGAGGCTGTGGCGCGCTCCAAGGGTTATCATACCTTGATTTATGTGACGGATCATCAGGTGCAAAATGAAGCCTCAATCGTACGTTCACTGGCCAATGGACGGGTGGATGGCGTTATTATTTCGGCTTCGGGTGAGGGGAAAGACCATTCGCATTTGCAACTTTTGGCGGAACGGGGAATACCGGTCATGTTTTTTGACCGTGCTTATGACGATTGGAAGGGGGGCTACATTACGGGTAATGACTTTGATTCGGCTTACCTGGCAACCAAACACCTGATCGATAATGCCTGTAAACGGATCGCTTATCTTGCAATCAATCCGAATGTCTCCATCGGTAAGGTGCGTAAAGATGGCTACGAAAAGGCGCTGCAGGAAGTGGGAATTCCGATCAGACCAGCGCTTATTTTGGATACGGTGAATGATGCTGATCAGAATATGAAAGATATTGCCGACTTGATCGAGCAGGAGAAACCCGATGCCATATTTGCTTCGGTAGAGCGTCTTGCTATTTCGAGTATACGGGTTGCCAAGCAGCTTGCAATTCGGATTCCTGAAGATCTTAAAATCATTTGTTTTTCTTGTTTGGATATCGCCGATCTGATTGACCCGGCACTGAGCGTAGTGAAACAACCAGCCTATGAAATGGGCCAATTAGTAACAAAATACCTATTGGATAAGATGGAAGACCCTGAAAATAGTAAGTTTGCTAATTCGGTTTACCTTGATTCCCAGCTTATTTTTCAAAAATCTAGCCTGAAATAA